TCGGTCAACTGGGGCGTCGTCCTGATGTACGGCGGCGCGGTGGCGCTCGGATTTACGCTCTCGAAGAGCGGCGCGGCTCACTGGCTGGCCGAGAGCCTGCTCCAGGGCAGCTCGCCCTCGCCCTTTGCGCTCATCGCGCTGCTCGCCGTGCTTACCATCTTCCTGACCGAGGCGGTCTCGAACGCCGCGGTGGTTTCGGTGCTGATGCCACTGGGTCTCGCGCTCGCCGAGCCGCTGAGCGTTGACCCCAAGGCCGTGACCTACGCCATCGCCTACGTTTCGGGCCTGCCGCACGTGCTGCCCATGGGAACCCCGGCGCTGGCCCTGGCCTTTTCGTCGGGTTATCTGCGCGTGCGCCACTCGGTGGTTGCCGGACTGGCTTTCAATCTTGCCCTACTCGTGATCTTCCTGATCGTGGTAAAGTTCTACTGGCCGCTGATGAACATGGGATCGTTTTAGGGGAGCGCGCGTGAGCGAAAGCAGCACAGATGTCTTGCTCGTTGTCTCAACCCTCGGCCACGCCGAGGAAGCGACGGAGTATGCCATCGACCGCACGGCGCACCTGGGCGAGGGGACGCTGCACCTGTTACTTCTGTGCGAGGGCGATTCCGAGGAACTGGCCAACAAGCTCTCCGAGCAGAGCTGGATGGGCGACCGCGTGGGCTCCGAAGTCTCCCAGGCCCTCAGCAAGGACCGGCGCACCCGCGGCTACCGCGTGCTCTCGGGCATCGCCCACGCCGCCGAGGAAGAAGACGTCCCCACGCTTACGGAAGTGATAGAGGGCGAACTCGATGAGGCGATCCAGCGCTACGTGCGCGCCCATCCCGTTGCGGAGATCGTCGTCAGCCTGCCCGCGCCGGGACCGCTGGCCCGGTTCTTCGGTTCAAAGAAAGACCCCACCGAGCGCCTCGAGCGCGCCGGCGACGCGCCGGTGAAGGTCTTCCACTACAGCTGAGCCCCCCCCTGGAGCCTCCCCATGAGCATGCACCCCTTCGCCGATCTGGTCGGTCTGTCCGTTACAAAGATGAAGGATGGCGAGAGCGAGTGCCGCCTTGAGGCCAGGCCCGAGCTGTTCAACCCGCAGGGGGTGATGCACGGGGCGACGCTCTACGCGCTGGCCGATACGGGCATGGGCGGGGCGCTCTACACGCTCCTCGAGCAGGGCGAGCTGTGCGCCACCATCGACCTGACGATTTCGTATTTTGCCGCCATTCGAGAGGGAGAGATCGTCTGCAAGACGAGGGTCCTCAACAAGGGCAAGCGAACGGCTTCGATGGAATCCGAGATCTACAACGGCGAGACGCTGGCCGCCAAGGCAATGGGCAGCTTCGCGGTGTTCCGTCCTTCAAGGAAAAGCTGAGACTCAGCCGAACGCGCTGGGACCGCGACGCACGCGGGTTTCGTCGACCAGGTTTTCGAGTTCCTCGCGCGCGCGCGCGTGAAGCTCGGCAACGGCCTGATCGTCTTCGGCGTGGTGGGGCTTGAGGTCGTGCACGATCGGCGCGCCCACGGCGAAGTAAAATTTCACCGGCAGCGGAAGCGGTCCAAGGCCCGCGAACAGCGGCGCGGTGTATTTCACCGAGTTCATGAACTTGCGCGCGAGCACGTTGTCCTCGGCCAGCGTGGCGAAGGCCTCATCGCCGCCCACCGAAGCAATGGGAATGATCGGCACGCCGGTCTTGATTGCGACCTTCACAAACCCGGTCGCGCCCTGCCACATCAGCTTGTAGGCATCCTTGCCGGGCTTTAACGCCTCGCGCGCGCCGCCCGGATACGAGAGCACCAGCTCTCCGCTTTCGGCCATTCGCAGTGCATTGTCGCGGCTTCCCAGCACGCAGCCCATGCGCATCACCCACTCGCGAAAATAGGGGAACTGGATCGTGAACTTGTCCACCGTCGGCCGAATGAGGCGACCGGTCTCGTCGAAGATCACCTTGCTGAGCATCATCGTGTCGATGGCCAACGTGACGTGATTGGAGACGAGCACGGCGCCGCCGGTCTCGGGAATGTTCTCGCAACCCGAGATCTCCGGACGAAAGTAGAGATCGGCGGGCCAGAGCTTTTGAAACTCCGCACGCGCGAACTCGGGGTCGACCAGATCGATGCGCTCGTCATCATCGGGGTTTACCGGACGCCCGACGAGTTCGGAGAATTCCTTGATCTTGTCCGTGGCGGAGATGTTCTCGGCAAAGGCTTTCCCCAGAAAAGTGCCGACCTGCGCGATCTTCTCGCCCAGCCAGTCGGCCGGATCGACGAAGCCCGGCGCCTGCCGTCCGGTCTTGCCCTCGCTCTTGTCGCTCACTGCGCAATCAGCTCCCGCGCCTTGGCCAGCGCATCGTCGAGACCGCCGGGATTTCCGCCACCGGCCTGCGCGAAGTCGGGCTTGCCGCCGCCCTTGCCGCCGATGATCGGCGCCAGTTCCTTGACGAGCTTGCCCGAGTGAACCTTGCCGCTCACGTCGTCGGTCACGGCGACCAGCAACAGGGCCTTGCCCTCGTTCTCGGAGCCCACGATGGTCACGCCGCTCCCGATGTGATCGCGTCCCTGGTCGGCCAGTTCGCGAAGTGCCTTGCCGTCCAGACCGTCGGCACGGTGGATGAGCACCTTCACGCCGCCGATTTCCTCGACCTTGCTTCGCCAGTCGGCGCCGCCACCGCCGCCGGTGGCCAGCTTGCGCTTGAGGTCGGCCACCTGCTCGGCGAGCTTGCGGTTTTCTTCGAGAATCTTCGCGGCGCGCGCGGCCGCATCTTCGGGCGTGCTCTTGAGGGCCT
This is a stretch of genomic DNA from Chrysiogenia bacterium. It encodes these proteins:
- a CDS encoding PaaI family thioesterase; translated protein: MSMHPFADLVGLSVTKMKDGESECRLEARPELFNPQGVMHGATLYALADTGMGGALYTLLEQGELCATIDLTISYFAAIREGEIVCKTRVLNKGKRTASMESEIYNGETLAAKAMGSFAVFRPSRKS
- a CDS encoding acyltransferase family protein, with amino-acid sequence MSDKSEGKTGRQAPGFVDPADWLGEKIAQVGTFLGKAFAENISATDKIKEFSELVGRPVNPDDDERIDLVDPEFARAEFQKLWPADLYFRPEISGCENIPETGGAVLVSNHVTLAIDTMMLSKVIFDETGRLIRPTVDKFTIQFPYFREWVMRMGCVLGSRDNALRMAESGELVLSYPGGAREALKPGKDAYKLMWQGATGFVKVAIKTGVPIIPIASVGGDEAFATLAEDNVLARKFMNSVKYTAPLFAGLGPLPLPVKFYFAVGAPIVHDLKPHHAEDDQAVAELHARAREELENLVDETRVRRGPSAFG